The Cellulophaga sp. RHA19 genome includes the window AATAATGGCCCTTTACCTACCTCTGCCCAGGATGCTCTAAGCTTACCAAATGTAAACACATCATTATCTCCAAAAACGCCCGAAACATCATAAGCTAAACTTACAGACGGATAAAAGAATGACCTATTGTCTTTTGGTAAAGTAGAAACCCAGTCATTACGACCTGTTACTGTTAAAAATAACTTATCTAAATAACTTAGTTTAAGTTCTCCAAATACACCAACATTACGCAACTGAGTAACACTCTCATTAGCAAAAGTATTTATAGTATTACCTAGCTCATTAATACCTGGCACATTTAGCGTTTCTCCTCTTACATCTGCATAATTTCTTTTTGTGTCTGATACTTGATGACCTAAAGTAAGATCTGTTCTAAAATCATCAGACCAATCTTTGCTCATAGCAACTAAAAAGTTAGATTCTAAAGCTGTAAAGTTTATATTTTGATTTACAATAAAGCCTCCAACTTGTGTCCCTACATCTAAATCTGCTGGCACAAAACGGTTTCTTTGGTCTGAGTAATTATCTACCTGAGCAGAATACGTAATATTTAGCCAATCTTTAGGTGAGTATTTAAGTATTGCGTTACCTACCCAGCGATTAACATCATCAAATAAACTACTTTTTTCTATAAAATATCTTGGATTATCTATAACACCAAATGTATAATTACGTTGTGTACCATCTGGATTTTGGTAATCGTTAATAGGAAATGTACCAGAGTAGTATGACAAAGAACTCATAACTGACTTATCTCCAGAATTACCTCTGTTACCTCCAGATTTTGAGTAAGAGATAGATGTGTTGATGCTAAAGTTATCTGTTACTTGATACCCACTTTTTAATCTAAAGTTAGTTTTATCATAATAAGTTCCTGGTAAAATACCTTCTTCATTATTATTTCCTACAGAAAAGAAATAATCCATTTTTTCTGTAGCTCCGCTTATGTTTAAATTAACCTGAGTGTTTACTCCTGTTTTAAACAGATCATACGGACTATAAAACTGATCATTAGTTAAATCTACTACATCACCAGATTCAAGAGTATATGAGTCATCTGTGTATTTAGGTCCCCAAGAATAAAATGAAGTACCATTTTGAACCCTGTTAAACCCCGTATCTGAGTCTGGGTCATATAACGTTCTAGGTGCTCCGCTAAAACCCTCTCTATAGGTTTCTTGTAAATTAGGTGTTTTTTCTAAATTTCTAAAAGTTGTTGAAGCAGTAAAATTAACCTTAGCCTTGCCTTTTTTTCCTTTTTTAGTAGTAATTACAATTGCTCCGTTTGCTGCTCTTACACCGTATAATGCGGTTGCAGCAGCTCCTTTTAAAACATTATAACTTTCTATATCTTCTGGGTTAATATCACCAGCTCTATTAGAAAAGCTAAATTGCTCTGAACTGCTAGGCGAATTAGATCCTGCACTAGGAGAAACGTTTCCTGAAAAAGTATCGTTATTTAACGCTATACCATCTACAATAATTAGTGGTTGATTACTACGATCTGGATTTACAGAGGTTACACCTCTAATTAGAATGTCTACACCGCCACCAGATGATCCGGATGTTCTATTAATTTGTACACCAGCAACTCTACCTTGTAAAGCTTCTAATGCATTTGCTTGACCAGTTAAATTAAGGTCTTCAGATTTTACTTGTGTTACAGAATACCCTAAAGATTTCTCTTTCTTTTCTACTCCAAAAGCTGTAACAACAACCTCATCTAACTGACTAGCATCTTCTTCTAAAGTTACATTAACTACCGTAGTTGTACCTACTGTGACTTCTTTAGGAAGCATTCCGATATAAGAAAACTTTAAAACATC containing:
- a CDS encoding SusC/RagA family TonB-linked outer membrane protein gives rise to the protein MKNTLVLLFSVLFTTIAYSQQISGTVTDSEGIPLLGVTIVVKGTQNGTTTDFDGKYIINAKQADVLKFSYIGMLPKEVTVGTTTVVNVTLEEDASQLDEVVVTAFGVEKKEKSLGYSVTQVKSEDLNLTGQANALEALQGRVAGVQINRTSGSSGGGVDILIRGVTSVNPDRSNQPLIIVDGIALNNDTFSGNVSPSAGSNSPSSSEQFSFSNRAGDINPEDIESYNVLKGAAATALYGVRAANGAIVITTKKGKKGKAKVNFTASTTFRNLEKTPNLQETYREGFSGAPRTLYDPDSDTGFNRVQNGTSFYSWGPKYTDDSYTLESGDVVDLTNDQFYSPYDLFKTGVNTQVNLNISGATEKMDYFFSVGNNNEEGILPGTYYDKTNFRLKSGYQVTDNFSINTSISYSKSGGNRGNSGDKSVMSSLSYYSGTFPINDYQNPDGTQRNYTFGVIDNPRYFIEKSSLFDDVNRWVGNAILKYSPKDWLNITYSAQVDNYSDQRNRFVPADLDVGTQVGGFIVNQNINFTALESNFLVAMSKDWSDDFRTDLTLGHQVSDTKRNYADVRGETLNVPGINELGNTINTFANESVTQLRNVGVFGELKLSYLDKLFLTVTGRNDWVSTLPKDNRSFFYPSVSLAYDVSGVFGDNDVFTFGKLRASWAEVGKGPLFGQVGHYFVVDGDFPFGGAGGYRSSTALGDLDIVPERNQSTEIGADLRFFKNRIRLDYAYYKTRVKDQIFGVGTAYSSGISRIVRNAGDFEVFGHEFLLSADIIKSQDFKWEVVLNWSTSEGKVLDIPDDIESIIFADSGFAGVTSEIREGDKMGSLYGWKWRYENGERYIDANGKPEIDFTERQKVGNAFPDYITSLANNFKWKNLGFNFLLEYKKGGDIYDAGRRNSIRNGILEVTEFRDETTILSGVMDDGNGGYIPNTTEVLIDQNYYRSSTDYNRASEILVQDASWVKLRNIGVTYDLPSKFVEKINLDRFSISASAQNILVWTPYDGYDPEGNQYSAGSNVYGFTGLNIPLSQSYNFGINIGF